One window from the genome of Thermus sediminis encodes:
- a CDS encoding type II secretion system protein, with translation MRTKGFTLIELLIVIAIIGILAAVLVPNLLNARRTATQQAAVAHGQNVYKVVAAYLAESPQHSAQDINDTNCADGFTAGSFSVGQAPAGVGCTYNATGPDSFTITVTAPGNFSKTFP, from the coding sequence ATGCGGACTAAAGGCTTTACCCTGATTGAGCTCCTGATCGTCATCGCCATCATCGGCATCCTGGCGGCGGTGCTGGTGCCCAACCTGCTCAACGCCCGGCGCACGGCCACCCAGCAGGCGGCGGTGGCCCATGGGCAGAACGTCTACAAGGTGGTCGCCGCCTATCTGGCCGAGAGTCCTCAGCATTCAGCCCAGGACATCAACGACACAAACTGCGCCGATGGCTTCACGGCCGGTTCCTTTAGCGTTGGACAGGCTCCCGCTGGTGTGGGTTGCACTTACAACGCTACCGGCCCCGATAGCTTCACGATTACCGTCACCGCTCCCGGCAACTTCTCTAAGACGTTCCCCTAA
- a CDS encoding prepilin-type N-terminal cleavage/methylation domain-containing protein codes for MKKGFSLLELLVALAVFGLLSAAILGGLLGVFQVNRGASLEARAVVVAKDYLERARRESTYNNALRLPPLGQTAGFSVALAAAGRLDPTQPLSFAPCAGDPSSGYTCTVACSPGPCRLVAVRLTLEGGGRTYTFYREWPL; via the coding sequence GTGAAAAAGGGCTTTTCCCTGCTGGAGCTTCTGGTGGCCCTCGCCGTCTTCGGCCTCCTCAGCGCCGCCATTCTCGGGGGGCTCCTCGGGGTCTTCCAGGTGAACCGGGGCGCTAGCCTGGAAGCCCGGGCGGTGGTGGTGGCCAAGGACTACCTGGAGCGGGCAAGGAGGGAGAGCACCTACAATAACGCGCTCCGCCTTCCCCCCTTGGGCCAGACCGCTGGCTTCAGCGTGGCCCTGGCGGCGGCGGGGCGCCTGGACCCGACCCAGCCCCTTAGCTTCGCCCCTTGCGCCGGGGACCCCTCCTCGGGGTACACCTGCACGGTGGCCTGCTCCCCGGGTCCCTGCCGCCTGGTGGCGGTGAGGCTCACCCTCGAGGGCGGGGGCAGGACCTACACCTTCTACCGGGAGTGGCCGCTATGA
- a CDS encoding type II secretion system protein, with the protein MLNKGFSLPEIVVVLAAIGVLASLLIANLLSARRLAEDRLALAHAHNVLKAAWAHVAEDPGASPVGGDCTDGFAAGSYSVPDPGPGVASCQVTWTGQFFRVEVQSRSGGSFTLP; encoded by the coding sequence ATGCTCAACAAGGGATTTTCCCTTCCAGAAATCGTCGTGGTTTTAGCTGCCATCGGGGTCCTCGCTTCGCTTCTGATAGCCAACCTCTTAAGCGCTCGCAGGCTCGCCGAGGACCGACTGGCCCTGGCCCACGCCCACAATGTCCTGAAGGCCGCCTGGGCCCATGTGGCCGAGGACCCCGGGGCCTCCCCTGTGGGCGGGGACTGCACGGACGGCTTCGCGGCGGGAAGCTACAGCGTCCCGGACCCCGGGCCTGGGGTGGCCTCCTGCCAGGTCACCTGGACGGGGCAGTTCTTCCGGGTGGAGGTGCAAAGCCGCTCGGGCGGGAGCTTCACCCTGCCCTAG
- a CDS encoding SDR family NAD(P)-dependent oxidoreductase — protein MARLQGKVALITGASGGIGLAISKLFAQEGARVFMTDIDEDALKKAVEAIGPDRSAYAVADVTKAEDNEGSVKACVDAFGGLDIFVANAGIEGAVQPIVSYPMDTFEKVLAVNVKGVWLGLKYAIPAIAQRGGGSIVIISSVAGVIGSPGFSAYVASKHAVIGLMRTAALETADQKIRVNCVNPGPVETRMMRSIETMAAGGDEAASAGVKSQFEQRIPLKRYATPEEVAYLTLFLASDESSYITGQIHLIDGGMRAG, from the coding sequence ATGGCACGTTTACAGGGTAAAGTCGCACTTATCACCGGTGCTTCGGGCGGAATCGGTCTGGCGATCTCGAAACTGTTCGCCCAGGAAGGCGCGCGCGTCTTCATGACCGATATTGATGAGGATGCGCTGAAGAAGGCTGTTGAGGCGATCGGCCCCGATCGCTCAGCCTATGCGGTGGCCGATGTCACAAAGGCGGAAGACAACGAGGGGTCGGTCAAAGCCTGCGTCGACGCCTTTGGCGGGTTGGATATTTTCGTCGCCAATGCCGGCATCGAGGGTGCCGTACAGCCGATCGTCAGCTACCCGATGGATACCTTTGAAAAGGTGCTGGCCGTCAATGTCAAGGGCGTGTGGCTGGGGTTGAAGTACGCCATCCCCGCCATCGCCCAGCGGGGCGGTGGCAGCATCGTGATCATTTCGTCGGTCGCCGGCGTGATCGGCTCGCCAGGCTTCTCGGCTTACGTCGCCAGCAAACATGCCGTCATCGGCTTAATGCGAACGGCAGCGCTGGAAACCGCAGACCAAAAGATCCGCGTCAACTGCGTCAACCCCGGCCCGGTGGAGACCCGCATGATGCGCTCGATCGAGACGATGGCAGCAGGCGGCGATGAAGCGGCAAGCGCTGGGGTCAAAAGCCAGTTCGAGCAGCGCATCCCTCTGAAGCGCTACGCCACGCCCGAAGAAGTTGCGTACCTGACGTTGTTCCTGGCTAGCGACGAAAGCAGCTATATCACCGGCCAGATCCACTTGATCGACGGCGGCATGCGCGCCGGCTAA
- a CDS encoding Uma2 family endonuclease: protein MGETARPLELLDAEAYLAREERSPVRHELVEGVPYAMAGASEAHNLVGGNLFFHLRPHALAKGCRLFVSDMKLKVSPRTFYYPDLMAVCAEDPHPYYKERPCLLVEVLSESTEAIDRREKLWRYREIPSLEAYLLVDARARRVEGYFRQGEGWLYRLWEEEGEVEVPCLGARLSLFALYEGVELEGAGSSPF from the coding sequence ATGGGCGAAACGGCGAGGCCCCTGGAGCTCCTGGACGCCGAGGCTTACCTGGCCAGGGAAGAGCGGTCCCCCGTGCGCCACGAGCTGGTGGAGGGGGTACCCTACGCCATGGCGGGGGCGAGCGAGGCCCACAACTTGGTTGGGGGCAACCTCTTCTTCCACCTCCGTCCCCATGCCCTGGCCAAAGGGTGCAGGCTTTTTGTTTCCGACATGAAGCTCAAGGTGTCTCCCCGTACCTTCTACTACCCCGATCTCATGGCCGTGTGCGCCGAGGACCCCCATCCCTACTACAAGGAAAGGCCCTGTCTGCTGGTGGAGGTGCTTTCCGAGAGCACCGAGGCCATTGACCGCCGGGAGAAGCTTTGGCGCTACCGGGAGATCCCGAGCCTCGAGGCCTACCTCCTGGTGGACGCCAGGGCCCGCCGGGTGGAGGGGTACTTCCGCCAGGGGGAGGGCTGGCTCTACCGCCTTTGGGAGGAGGAGGGGGAGGTGGAGGTGCCCTGCCTGGGAGCCCGCCTTTCCCTTTTCGCCCTTTACGAAGGGGTGGAGCTGGAGGGGGCTGGAAGCTCCCCCTTCTAG
- a CDS encoding PulJ/GspJ family protein, whose amino-acid sequence MRKGFSLLETLVALAVLAVFTAALLAFTQGSLGANRLARKQAQLLEELKDAAGYLADTLQEAQRVFNSTTLNGQACAPPTCLAVLVPDPVNPGKCALRAYRLEPRSGVGEDYKAPDPWADTHTLMLREYRLSNLGCNTATFSNAQPYVVLDLVDNDPNLAPFRVGASPTSITLNIRLKAQEAGRTLRVPGPNEAYTIRVYPRNVP is encoded by the coding sequence ATGAGAAAGGGATTCTCCCTGCTGGAGACCCTGGTGGCCTTGGCGGTGCTGGCCGTCTTCACCGCCGCCCTCCTCGCCTTCACCCAGGGGAGCTTAGGGGCCAACCGCCTCGCCCGCAAACAGGCGCAACTCCTAGAGGAGCTCAAGGACGCCGCGGGCTACCTGGCGGACACCCTCCAGGAAGCGCAACGGGTGTTCAACTCCACCACCCTAAACGGGCAAGCCTGCGCTCCCCCCACCTGCTTAGCCGTCCTAGTGCCAGACCCCGTAAACCCGGGAAAATGCGCCCTAAGGGCCTACCGCCTAGAACCGCGGTCCGGGGTCGGGGAGGACTACAAGGCCCCCGACCCCTGGGCCGACACCCACACCCTCATGCTCAGGGAGTACCGCCTCAGCAACCTAGGGTGCAACACCGCCACCTTCAGCAACGCCCAGCCCTACGTGGTGCTGGACCTGGTGGACAACGACCCCAACCTGGCCCCTTTCCGGGTGGGCGCCTCCCCCACCTCCATTACCCTCAACATCCGGCTCAAAGCCCAGGAAGCGGGGCGCACCTTGCGCGTCCCCGGTCCCAACGAGGCCTATACCATCCGGGTCTACCCCCGGAACGTCCCGTAG
- a CDS encoding nucleotidyltransferase family protein, which yields MTPQVPFPSQALAEVCRRYGVRRLLLFGSFARGEADKESDVDLVVEFFPGRTPGLGFVRLQEELTRLFGRRVDLHTPGSLSPYLREEVLKEARPIHEAA from the coding sequence ATGACCCCGCAGGTACCCTTCCCTTCCCAAGCCCTGGCGGAGGTCTGCCGTCGGTACGGGGTCCGGCGCCTCCTCCTCTTCGGCTCCTTCGCCCGGGGCGAGGCCGACAAGGAAAGCGACGTGGACCTCGTGGTGGAGTTCTTCCCCGGGCGCACCCCAGGCCTGGGCTTTGTGAGGCTTCAGGAGGAGCTGACCCGCCTCTTCGGGCGCAGGGTGGACCTCCACACCCCGGGAAGCCTGAGCCCTTACCTTCGGGAGGAGGTCCTGAAGGAGGCCCGCCCTATCCATGAGGCGGCGTAG
- a CDS encoding Uma2 family endonuclease, with amino-acid sequence MGVAKAVRPLTLEEYLALEREATQKHELVEGFPYAMAGASDRHNRVVVNLVLALGPLVRKKGCRLYASDMRLKVDAATVYYPDLMVVCEEDPGEYYKERPCLVIEVLSESTEGTDRREKLRKYLGLPTLQAYLLVDSRAPQAFGYYREEGGWVYQEVEEGRLPLPCLEGFLDLQEVYADL; translated from the coding sequence ATGGGCGTGGCCAAGGCGGTGCGGCCCCTCACCCTGGAGGAGTACCTGGCCCTGGAGCGGGAGGCCACGCAGAAGCACGAGCTGGTGGAAGGTTTCCCCTACGCCATGGCCGGGGCCAGCGACCGGCACAACCGGGTGGTGGTAAACCTGGTCCTGGCCCTAGGCCCCCTGGTTCGGAAAAAGGGGTGCCGCCTCTACGCAAGCGACATGCGGCTCAAGGTGGACGCGGCCACGGTCTACTACCCCGACCTCATGGTGGTCTGCGAAGAGGACCCGGGGGAGTACTACAAGGAAAGGCCCTGCTTGGTGATAGAGGTCCTCTCGGAGTCCACGGAGGGCACAGACCGGAGGGAAAAGCTCCGCAAGTACCTGGGCTTGCCCACCCTTCAGGCCTACTTGCTGGTGGACTCCCGCGCTCCCCAGGCCTTCGGCTACTACCGGGAGGAAGGGGGCTGGGTCTACCAGGAGGTGGAGGAGGGCCGCCTGCCCCTCCCCTGCTTAGAGGGGTTTTTGGACCTCCAAGAGGTGTACGCAGACCTCTAA
- the trpS gene encoding tryptophan--tRNA ligase, translated as MKRVLSGIQPSGEIHIGNYLGAIQQWVEIGEKLGRDALFCIVDYHALTNPLAYDPATLAQRTFEAALVNMAAGLDPEKVTLFAQSHVPEHTELAWVFTTLTPLGDLTRMTQFKDKAAKQETVWSGLLMYPVLQAADILIYKADTVPVGEDQVQHIELTREIARRFNHLFGETFPEPEALLNPKAPRVPGIDGKAKMSKSLGNTIGLLEAEESIWEKIRHLPDDPQRIRLQDPGDPGRTVVFTYLSYFAPEEVVEALKEEYRRAGVGTLAVKRILFEHLMRALRPIRERAEALKRDPDYVMDALLEGAKRARAIAQVTMEEVRDRVGLLLPKRRPVLR; from the coding sequence ATGAAGCGCGTCCTCTCCGGCATCCAGCCCTCGGGGGAGATCCACATCGGCAACTACCTGGGGGCCATCCAGCAGTGGGTGGAGATCGGGGAGAAGCTGGGCCGGGACGCCCTTTTCTGCATCGTGGACTACCACGCCCTCACCAACCCCCTGGCCTACGACCCCGCCACGCTGGCCCAGCGCACCTTTGAGGCAGCCCTGGTCAACATGGCGGCGGGGCTGGACCCGGAAAAGGTCACCCTCTTCGCCCAGTCCCACGTGCCCGAACACACCGAGCTCGCCTGGGTCTTCACCACCCTCACCCCCTTGGGGGACCTGACCCGCATGACCCAGTTCAAGGACAAGGCCGCCAAGCAGGAGACGGTCTGGAGCGGACTCCTCATGTACCCCGTCCTTCAGGCGGCGGACATCCTCATCTACAAGGCGGACACTGTCCCCGTGGGGGAGGACCAGGTGCAGCACATTGAGCTCACGCGGGAGATCGCCCGCCGCTTCAACCATCTCTTTGGGGAGACCTTCCCCGAGCCCGAGGCCCTCCTGAACCCCAAGGCCCCCCGGGTGCCGGGGATTGACGGCAAGGCCAAGATGAGCAAGTCCCTGGGGAACACCATCGGCCTCCTGGAGGCGGAGGAGAGCATTTGGGAGAAGATCCGCCACCTCCCCGATGACCCCCAGCGGATCCGCCTCCAAGACCCTGGGGACCCAGGGCGGACCGTGGTCTTCACCTACCTCTCCTACTTCGCCCCGGAGGAGGTGGTGGAGGCCCTGAAGGAGGAGTACCGCCGGGCGGGGGTGGGGACCCTCGCCGTGAAGCGCATCCTCTTTGAGCACCTCATGCGCGCCCTAAGGCCCATCCGGGAGCGGGCTGAGGCCCTGAAGCGGGACCCAGACTACGTGATGGACGCCCTCCTCGAGGGGGCCAAACGGGCCCGCGCCATCGCCCAGGTCACCATGGAGGAGGTGCGGGATCGGGTGGGCCTCCTTCTGCCCAAGAGGCGGCCGGTGCTCCGTTGA
- a CDS encoding GspH/FimT family protein, which translates to MRRGLSLLELLIVLAVLGLLAGLGTPNLLRFRAQAELDEAARSLAQAFQYARTEAKRTNSPRCVRVWREGFAVGGECANLNAPTQRLSQAIVDGTNHRNFPPLDVAFHPPYGTTDAPLKKFTLKHARYPGLMRNVHVIGVTGRVVVR; encoded by the coding sequence ATGAGGCGGGGCCTTTCCCTGTTGGAGCTCCTGATCGTGCTCGCCGTCCTGGGCCTCCTCGCCGGCCTCGGAACCCCCAACCTCCTCCGCTTTCGGGCCCAGGCGGAGCTGGACGAGGCCGCCCGCTCCCTGGCCCAGGCCTTCCAGTACGCCCGGACCGAGGCCAAGCGAACCAATAGCCCAAGGTGCGTCCGGGTTTGGCGGGAGGGCTTTGCCGTGGGGGGCGAGTGCGCCAACCTCAACGCCCCCACCCAGAGGCTATCCCAAGCGATCGTGGACGGGACCAACCACAGGAACTTCCCACCCCTGGACGTGGCCTTCCACCCCCCGTACGGCACCACGGACGCACCCCTGAAGAAGTTCACCCTTAAGCACGCCCGCTACCCAGGGCTCATGAGGAACGTGCACGTGATCGGTGTGACGGGAAGGGTGGTGGTGCGGTGA